The nucleotide window GTATCTTTTGGTGGTGGTACAGTAATGGGACTTGGTGTAGCTGGCCTAGCAGTTTTAGGTTTAAGTTTATTATTCTTTATCTTCTTAGGTCAATTTATGACTGAAGGTGGAAATTTCTATAACGAAATGACAGTTGTTTTAGAAACCTTAGCTGGTTTCTCATTAGGAGCTGAATCTATTGCATTATTTGCTAGAGTTGGTGGAGGTATTTATACCAAAGCCGCAGATGTTGGTGCTGACTTAGTAGGTAAAGTAGAGGCTGGTATCCCAGAAGATGATCCTCGTAACCCAGCTACTATTGCAGATAACGTTGGTGATAATGTTGGTGATGTTGCTGGTATGGGAGCTGATTTATTTGGTTCTTACGTTGCTACAGTATTAGCAGCTATGGTACTTGGTAATTATGTAATCAAAGACATGTCTGCTACAACACAGTTTACAGATGCATTCAACAATATGGGACCAATCTTACTACCATTGGTAATAGCTGGTGTTGGTGTGTTGGCGTCTATCATAGGAACTTTCTTAGTAAGAATTTCTTCTAACGATGCTAAAGAAGCTCAAGTGCAAAAAGCACTAGATATGGGTAACTGGGTGTCTATAATAATAACACTTGTGGCAAGTTGGTTCCTAATCCGTTGGATGTTACCAGAAACTATGACCATGAATTTCTTTGGTGAAGGAGCTAAAGCTATTCCATCGCGTCATGTATTTTATGCAGCCATGATTGGTTTAGCGGTTGGAGCTTTAATCTCTATGGTTACGGCATACTACACGTCATTAGGTAAAAAACCAGTTTTAGATATCGTAAAAAACAGTTCTACTGGTGCTGCAACAAATATCATTGCAGGTTTAGCCGTAGGTATGAAATCTACATTTTTATCAGTAATATTATTTGCTGCTGCAATTTATGGGTCTTATGCATTAGCAGGTTTTTATGGTGTTGCTCTAGCAGCTTCAGCAATGATGGCAACAACGGCAATGCAATTAGCTATTGATGCTTTCGGGCCTATTGCAGATAATGCAGGAGGTGTAGCAGAGATGAGCGAATTAGAACCTCACGTTCGTGAGCGTACAGATATTTTAGACTCTGTTGGTAATACAACTGCTGCTGTAGGTAAAGGTTTTGCTATCGCTTCTGCAGCGTTAACAGCTTTAGCATTGTTTGCTGCTTATGTTACGTTTACAGGTATTGATGGTATTAATATTTTCAAGGCTGATGTGTTGGCAATGTTATTTGTTGGTGGGATGATTCCGGTAATTTTCTCCGCTTTAGCAATGCAATCTGTAGGTAAAGCTGCAATGGAAATGGTGCAAGAGGTACGTCGTCAGTTTAAAGAAATTCCTGGTATTATGGAAGGAACTGGTACACCAGAATATGCGAAGTGTGTAGATATTTCTACAAAAGCTGCATTAAAAGAAATGTTATTACCAGGTCTTATCACTATAATAACTCCAGTAATCATTGGTTTAGTTTTCGGTGCAGAACCATTAGGCGGTTATATGGCAGGTGTTTGTGTAAGTGGTGTAATGTGGGCAATCTTTCAAAACAATGCAGGTGGTGCTTGGGATAATGCTAAAAAATCTTTTGAAGCAGGTGTAGAAATAAATGGTCAGATGACATACAAAGGATCTGATGCTCATAAGGCTGCTGTAACTGGTGATACTGTTGGTGATCCTTTTAAGGACACTTCCGGACCTTCAATGAACATTTTAATTAAATTAACGTGTTTAGTAGGTTTAGTAATTGCTCCAATTTTAGGAGGTCATACTTCTGAAGAAGGTTTAGCTAATAATGAAGATGAAGTCTCAATAGAAATGACGGTTGCGTCTAAAGACATGGCTAAAGCTACAGTAAACTATTCTACGATTAAAAATGGTGAAAAGGTTTCTGAAGTTATCACTTTTGAAGGCTCAGAAGCCGAAGTAAAAAAAGAACTAGATGCTTTTGAAGCAACAGTTAAAAATGAAGCTGGTGACATAGAAAAAGTAATTGAAAACATTAACATAACCAAAGAGTAAACTTTAGTTAAAATTAATTTTAAAAAGCACCTATTCAGGTGCTTTTTGTTTTACAATATAGTAACCTCTATCTAACAAGCTGAGATTAATTGAATAGTAATTTTACTTAAATTAAATTAATCCAGCTT belongs to Winogradskyella sp. J14-2 and includes:
- a CDS encoding sodium-translocating pyrophosphatase, with the translated sequence MESNMIFVPMALAILGLLFMFIKMSWVKKQNAGNEKMQNISKAIKEGALAFLGAEYRLLLVFVIIASAALFGISQVVDTTSVMIIPAFIIGAVFSALAGNVGMRIATEANARTAEAAKTSLPHALKVSFGGGTVMGLGVAGLAVLGLSLLFFIFLGQFMTEGGNFYNEMTVVLETLAGFSLGAESIALFARVGGGIYTKAADVGADLVGKVEAGIPEDDPRNPATIADNVGDNVGDVAGMGADLFGSYVATVLAAMVLGNYVIKDMSATTQFTDAFNNMGPILLPLVIAGVGVLASIIGTFLVRISSNDAKEAQVQKALDMGNWVSIIITLVASWFLIRWMLPETMTMNFFGEGAKAIPSRHVFYAAMIGLAVGALISMVTAYYTSLGKKPVLDIVKNSSTGAATNIIAGLAVGMKSTFLSVILFAAAIYGSYALAGFYGVALAASAMMATTAMQLAIDAFGPIADNAGGVAEMSELEPHVRERTDILDSVGNTTAAVGKGFAIASAALTALALFAAYVTFTGIDGINIFKADVLAMLFVGGMIPVIFSALAMQSVGKAAMEMVQEVRRQFKEIPGIMEGTGTPEYAKCVDISTKAALKEMLLPGLITIITPVIIGLVFGAEPLGGYMAGVCVSGVMWAIFQNNAGGAWDNAKKSFEAGVEINGQMTYKGSDAHKAAVTGDTVGDPFKDTSGPSMNILIKLTCLVGLVIAPILGGHTSEEGLANNEDEVSIEMTVASKDMAKATVNYSTIKNGEKVSEVITFEGSEAEVKKELDAFEATVKNEAGDIEKVIENINITKE